A region from the Pseudomonadales bacterium genome encodes:
- a CDS encoding twitching motility protein PilT, whose translation MDITELLAFSAKQGASDLHLSAGLPPMIRVDGDVRRINLPPMDHTEVHGLIYEIMNDKQRKDFEEFWETDFSFEVPGVSRFRVNAFNQNRGAGAVFRTIPTKVLT comes from the coding sequence ATGGATATAACCGAACTACTCGCGTTTAGCGCTAAACAAGGGGCATCTGATTTACATTTGTCGGCTGGACTGCCGCCGATGATTCGCGTTGATGGTGATGTAAGACGGATTAATCTTCCTCCTATGGACCATACAGAAGTACATGGTCTGATTTACGAGATCATGAATGATAAGCAGCGCAAAGATTTTGAGGAATTTTGGGAAACGGATTTCTCCTTTGAGGTGCCTGGCGTTTCACGTTTTCGTGTCAATGCATTTAATCAGAATCGCGGCGCAGGTGCGGTGTTTCGAACCATCCCAACTAAGGTATTAAC